A DNA window from Hydrogenothermus marinus contains the following coding sequences:
- the miaB gene encoding tRNA (N6-isopentenyl adenosine(37)-C2)-methylthiotransferase MiaB, whose product MKKFYIRTFGCQMNINDSQKMSGMLKTLGYEPTNNWEEADVILVNTCSVREKPDQKVLSALGEFKKVKNKNPDAIIGVCGCLAQRAGYEILQKAPYIDMVFGTTNIHHLPQLLEEAKQGNKAVEILEEIDENENQLDSYPTVRDNKYTAYVTVIRGCDKKCTYCIVPTTRGKERSRRIGEIIQEVQWLVEDGVKEIHLIGQNVTAYGKDLGDVKFYELLYAVANVDGVERIRFTTGHPRDLDINTIKAMADIPQVCEALHLPIQAGSDKILKAMDRGYTQKEYLEKIELLKKYIPDIALSTDIIVGFPGETYEDYLETVKVVKEVKYDQIFAFKYSPRPGTPAADLKMTEDPKTLSKWLTDLINIQKNIAFEKNLAYEGKKVEVLVEEEKDGKLVGRSRTNKLVYFEGKHNLLGKLVDVKITKANRFSLEGTINEKELQLI is encoded by the coding sequence ATGAAAAAATTCTATATTAGAACATTTGGTTGTCAGATGAATATAAATGATAGTCAAAAAATGAGTGGGATGCTAAAAACTCTTGGTTATGAGCCTACAAACAATTGGGAAGAAGCAGATGTTATTCTTGTAAATACTTGTTCTGTTAGAGAAAAGCCAGATCAAAAAGTATTATCTGCTCTTGGAGAGTTTAAAAAAGTTAAAAATAAAAATCCAGATGCAATAATAGGTGTTTGTGGATGTTTAGCTCAAAGAGCAGGATATGAAATACTTCAAAAAGCACCTTATATAGATATGGTTTTTGGAACTACTAATATTCACCATTTACCTCAGCTTTTAGAAGAAGCAAAACAAGGAAATAAAGCAGTAGAAATATTAGAAGAAATTGATGAAAATGAAAATCAACTTGATTCTTATCCAACAGTTAGAGATAACAAATATACTGCATATGTTACAGTAATAAGAGGTTGTGATAAGAAATGTACTTATTGTATAGTACCAACTACAAGAGGAAAAGAAAGAAGTAGAAGAATAGGAGAGATAATACAAGAAGTTCAATGGCTTGTTGAGGATGGAGTAAAAGAGATTCATTTAATAGGACAAAATGTTACTGCATATGGAAAAGATTTAGGAGATGTTAAATTTTATGAATTATTATATGCAGTAGCAAATGTTGATGGAGTTGAAAGAATTAGATTTACAACAGGACATCCTAGAGATTTAGATATAAATACTATAAAAGCAATGGCAGATATTCCTCAAGTATGTGAAGCTTTACATCTTCCAATACAAGCAGGTTCAGATAAGATATTAAAAGCTATGGATAGAGGTTATACTCAAAAAGAATATTTAGAAAAAATAGAACTACTTAAAAAGTATATTCCAGATATTGCCCTTTCTACCGATATAATAGTTGGATTTCCAGGAGAGACTTATGAAGATTATCTTGAAACAGTAAAAGTAGTAAAGGAAGTTAAATATGATCAGATATTTGCTTTTAAATATTCTCCAAGACCTGGAACACCAGCAGCAGATTTAAAAATGACAGAAGATCCAAAAACATTAAGTAAATGGCTTACAGATTTAATAAATATTCAAAAAAATATAGCTTTTGAAAAAAATTTAGCATATGAAGGAAAAAAAGTAGAAGTATTAGTAGAAGAAGAAAAAGATGGGAAATTAGTAGGTAGAAGTAGAACAAATAAACTTGTATATTTTGAAGGAAAGCATAATTTATTAGGTAAGCTTGTAGATGTAAAAATAACAAAGGCAAATAGATTTTCATTAGAAGGAACTATAAATGAAAAGGAATTACAGCTTATATAA
- a CDS encoding bifunctional nuclease family protein produces MIEMDIRGIVLDPITNMPIVVLQSKETDDILSIWIGVFEANAISMKLENIHMPRPMTYDLMVNLIENLSADISYILINDLNDNTYYAEIVLNKDGQEIRIDSRPSDAINLAIRKNVPIFVEERVLQEYKKDIQSEVDENELEEWIKSLKPEDFES; encoded by the coding sequence ATGATTGAGATGGATATTAGGGGGATAGTATTAGATCCTATTACAAATATGCCTATAGTTGTTTTACAATCAAAAGAAACAGATGATATTCTTTCAATCTGGATAGGTGTTTTTGAAGCAAATGCAATATCTATGAAACTGGAAAATATTCATATGCCAAGACCTATGACTTATGATCTTATGGTAAATTTAATAGAAAATTTAAGTGCTGATATATCATATATATTAATAAATGATCTTAATGATAATACCTATTATGCAGAGATTGTTTTAAATAAAGATGGCCAAGAAATAAGAATAGATTCAAGACCAAGCGATGCTATAAATTTAGCAATTAGAAAAAATGTGCCTATTTTTGTTGAAGAAAGAGTTTTACAAGAGTATAAAAAAGATATTCAATCAGAAGTAGATGAGAACGAGCTTGAAGAATGGATAAAATCTTTAAAACCAGAAGATTTTGAATCCTAA
- a CDS encoding beta-ketoacyl-ACP synthase III: MGVEITGIGMYVPPRVITNQDLEKILDTSDEWITTRTGIKERRIAEEWEKTSDLAKKASEEAINSANINKSDIQAVIVATSTPDMIFPSTAALLADKLGLKKPMAFDISAACSGFIYALTIANSFIKSGQFENVLVVGAEVFSRIIDWEDRSTAVIFGDGAGAVVLSKTENDSDILSTVMHSDGSHGNSLYCPVGEKLRMKGRETFKLAIKSMEESSLQALKEANLTLNDIDLVIPHQANIRIIDALAERLKLDKSKVFSNIHKYGNTSAASIPIAFYEAVKEKRIKKGDNILFTAFGGGLTWGSIVLKY, encoded by the coding sequence ATGGGTGTTGAAATAACAGGAATTGGTATGTATGTTCCTCCTCGTGTTATTACCAATCAAGATTTAGAAAAAATATTAGATACTTCTGATGAATGGATAACAACTAGAACTGGAATTAAAGAAAGAAGAATTGCAGAAGAATGGGAAAAAACAAGTGATTTAGCAAAAAAAGCTTCAGAAGAGGCTATAAATTCTGCAAATATAAATAAATCAGATATTCAAGCTGTAATAGTTGCCACTTCTACTCCTGATATGATATTTCCTTCAACAGCAGCATTGCTGGCAGATAAACTTGGATTAAAAAAACCTATGGCATTTGATATTTCTGCAGCATGTAGTGGTTTCATATATGCTTTAACTATTGCAAACTCTTTTATAAAATCAGGGCAGTTTGAAAATGTTTTAGTTGTTGGAGCTGAAGTTTTTTCACGAATAATAGATTGGGAAGATAGGTCAACTGCTGTAATATTTGGAGATGGTGCAGGTGCAGTAGTTTTATCCAAAACTGAAAATGATAGTGATATTTTATCTACAGTTATGCATTCTGATGGTAGTCATGGTAATTCTTTATACTGTCCAGTTGGTGAAAAATTAAGAATGAAAGGAAGAGAAACTTTTAAACTTGCAATAAAGAGTATGGAAGAATCATCTTTGCAAGCTTTAAAGGAAGCTAATTTAACATTAAATGATATTGATTTAGTAATTCCTCATCAAGCAAATATAAGAATTATAGATGCTCTTGCTGAAAGATTAAAACTAGATAAAAGTAAGGTTTTTAGTAATATCCATAAATATGGAAATACAAGTGCAGCCTCTATTCCGATAGCTTTTTATGAAGCAGTAAAAGAAAAAAGAATAAAAAAAGGAGATAACATCCTTTTTACTGCTTTTGGTGGCGGTTTAACTTGGGGTTCTATAGTTTTAAAATATTAG
- a CDS encoding cold-shock protein translates to MRITGTVKWFNSKKGFGFITRDDNQGDIFVHFSAIEGEGFKNLEEGEKVEFEVVQEEKGPRAQSVRKIQ, encoded by the coding sequence GTGCGTATCACAGGTACAGTTAAATGGTTCAATTCTAAGAAAGGATTTGGTTTCATCACAAGAGATGATAACCAAGGAGACATCTTCGTTCATTTCTCAGCTATTGAAGGTGAAGGATTCAAAAACTTAGAAGAAGGTGAGAAAGTAGAATTTGAAGTTGTTCAAGAAGAAAAAGGACCAAGAGCACAATCAGTAAGAAAAATACAATAA